Below is a window of Halogeometricum rufum DNA.
CCCCGTGACGCTAAACGGCTCCGTTCGTCGCAGTTCTGAACGAGGCGGAAGCGGCGACCGTCGGCGGCCGACTCGCGCGCCGTATTCCGCACGACTGTGGCCGACCCGGTGACTGGCACACTCCGCGTGCTGGCTATCGAGGGCGCGCCTTTCCCGGACGGGTCGCTCGTTCGCCACCTCGGTGCCGAACGGACCGCGAAACGGTGCGTGCGAACTCGTGAAGTGTCGTGGTACCCCGACCCTCGGAAGGGTTATCCCTCGGCCGGCTCTACGTTTGTTTGTAATGGCAAACGGTACGGTTGAATTCTTCAACGACACGGGCGGCTACGGTTTCATTTCGACTGACGACGGCGACCTCGACGACGACGAAGACGTCTTCTTCCACATGGAAGACGTCGGCGGCGAAGACCTCACCGAGGGGACCGAGGTGGAGTTCGACATCGAGTCCTCGCCGAAGGGGCCCCGCGCGGCGAACGTCGTCCG
It encodes the following:
- a CDS encoding cold-shock protein, whose amino-acid sequence is MANGTVEFFNDTGGYGFISTDDGDLDDDEDVFFHMEDVGGEDLTEGTEVEFDIESSPKGPRAANVVRT